Proteins encoded by one window of uncultured Draconibacterium sp.:
- a CDS encoding rod shape-determining protein MreD: protein MFIVLVLTQVLFLNQVQISGFVNPYIYILFILLLPLNAPRYIVLLGGFFVGLSVDIFSNTLGIHAFASVFIAFLRPVIIRAITDREEDMSDYPGLAQNGVGWFLYYTSLMVFLHHSVLFFIEVFTLSDFFGTLYRIILSSLFSIFVIVLSQFIVFRD, encoded by the coding sequence ATGTTTATAGTGCTTGTGCTTACACAGGTACTGTTTTTAAACCAGGTGCAGATCAGTGGGTTTGTAAATCCTTATATCTACATTTTGTTTATTTTATTGCTGCCGTTAAATGCTCCACGCTATATCGTTTTGTTGGGCGGTTTTTTTGTAGGTCTGAGTGTCGATATATTTTCAAATACCCTAGGAATTCATGCTTTTGCTTCCGTTTTTATTGCTTTCCTGCGTCCTGTAATCATTCGGGCAATCACCGATCGCGAAGAAGATATGTCGGATTATCCGGGATTGGCTCAAAACGGAGTTGGTTGGTTTTTGTATTATACTTCCCTTATGGTATTTCTACATCATTCGGTACTTTTCTTTATTGAAGTGTTTACATTGTCGGATTTCTTTGGAACTTTATATCGAATAATTTTAAGTTCGTTGTTTTCAATTTTTGTTATAGTTTTAAGCCAGTTTATTGTATTTCGGGATTAA
- the mrdA gene encoding penicillin-binding protein 2, with translation MNNLSKRSYIVAAVFAVVGLIYAIDLFRLQVLDSDYKQYATNNVLREVVQYPARGLIYDRNGELIVYNKTAYDLMITPREVEEFDTLLLCNLLDITVPDLEAGIQKAKKYSRYKPSVLIKQISPENFALLQEKLYKFKGFHSQTRTLREYTHPVAAHVLGYVGEVSANDIKKDTYYKPGDYIGQSGVERTYEDQLRGVKGVKKYMVDVHNRIQGSYLNGKEDKPAEIGKNLVSTVDIDLQVYAEKLFQNKKGAVVAIEPKTGEILAMLSAPTYDPGLLVGRVRGANFNHLQNDTLMPLFDRALQARYPPGSTFKPFNILIGLQEGAINTSTRVECYGTSSQPIRCTHNHISPASVVDAVRESCNPFLWSTFRNSINKFPTTAEGFAAWSEYVRRFGIGDQVSEEFYNENPGLRPTVDYYNQKFNGTWWRALTVRSLAIGQGELGTTPLQMANAAAILANKGYYYPPHIIKDVENDTLRSRISVKHETGIEAKHFEPVYEGMRQVTIARLNRFVPGISYCGKTGTIQNNQGIDHGAYIAFAPEEDPKIAICVYVEHSKWGASYAAPMASLLIEKYLNDSIADNRIIYEKQMMDAVLTDPHNPELAD, from the coding sequence ATGAACAATTTGTCGAAAAGAAGTTATATTGTTGCAGCTGTTTTTGCTGTGGTGGGATTGATTTATGCCATAGATCTGTTCCGGCTGCAGGTACTTGATTCTGACTATAAACAATACGCCACTAATAATGTTTTGAGAGAGGTTGTTCAGTATCCTGCCCGTGGGTTGATTTACGATCGGAACGGAGAATTGATAGTGTATAATAAAACGGCCTACGACTTGATGATTACTCCGCGCGAAGTAGAAGAATTTGATACTTTGTTGCTTTGTAATTTACTGGATATTACTGTTCCTGATTTAGAAGCGGGAATACAAAAAGCCAAAAAATATTCCAGGTATAAACCGTCAGTGCTTATTAAACAAATATCGCCCGAAAATTTTGCCCTCTTGCAGGAAAAATTGTATAAGTTCAAAGGATTTCACTCGCAAACCAGAACATTACGCGAGTATACACATCCGGTGGCTGCTCATGTTTTGGGTTATGTAGGCGAAGTTTCGGCAAACGATATTAAAAAAGATACCTATTACAAGCCGGGCGACTATATCGGGCAAAGTGGTGTCGAGCGAACCTACGAGGACCAGCTTCGTGGAGTTAAAGGTGTAAAAAAGTACATGGTTGATGTACACAACCGCATTCAGGGATCCTACCTGAATGGCAAGGAAGATAAACCTGCTGAAATTGGTAAAAACCTGGTGTCGACAGTAGATATTGATCTTCAGGTGTATGCCGAAAAACTTTTTCAAAATAAAAAAGGAGCCGTTGTTGCCATTGAACCAAAAACAGGCGAAATTCTTGCCATGTTAAGTGCTCCTACATACGATCCTGGTTTGCTGGTAGGAAGAGTGAGGGGAGCTAACTTTAATCATCTGCAAAACGACACTTTAATGCCATTATTCGATCGGGCGTTGCAGGCCCGTTATCCGCCCGGTTCAACGTTTAAACCCTTCAATATTTTAATTGGATTACAGGAAGGTGCTATAAATACTTCAACACGAGTAGAATGTTACGGAACTTCCTCTCAACCTATCAGGTGTACACACAATCATATATCGCCGGCCAGCGTTGTTGATGCTGTGCGCGAGTCGTGTAACCCGTTTTTATGGAGTACATTCCGGAACTCAATAAATAAATTTCCGACAACTGCCGAAGGATTTGCTGCCTGGAGCGAGTACGTGCGGCGTTTTGGTATTGGAGATCAAGTAAGCGAAGAGTTCTATAACGAAAATCCAGGACTGCGGCCAACCGTTGATTATTATAACCAAAAGTTTAACGGTACCTGGTGGAGGGCTTTAACAGTGCGCTCGTTGGCAATTGGTCAAGGCGAACTGGGAACAACTCCCTTGCAAATGGCTAATGCTGCAGCAATTTTGGCTAATAAAGGATACTATTATCCTCCGCATATAATAAAAGATGTGGAAAATGATACACTGAGAAGCAGAATAAGTGTGAAACATGAAACGGGAATTGAAGCCAAACACTTTGAACCCGTTTACGAAGGGATGCGACAAGTAACAATTGCTCGTTTGAATCGTTTTGTTCCAGGAATTAGTTACTGCGGAAAAACAGGAACAATTCAAAACAATCAGGGAATTGATCATGGCGCTTATATTGCTTTTGCGCCGGAAGAAGATCCGAAGATTGCAATTTGTGTTTACGTTGAACACAGTAAATGGGGGGCAAGTTATGCAGCACCAATGGCAAGTTTACTGATTGAAAAATACCTGAACGATTCGATTGCCGACAACAGAATTATTTATGAAAAACAAATGATGGATGCTGTTTTAACAGATCCGCACAATCCTGAATTAGCAGATTAA
- the rodA gene encoding rod shape-determining protein RodA — protein sequence MPRRNNIVANTDWLTVGLYVLMLFLGWFNIYAALYSDEHQSIFDITQQYGKQLMWIGAAAVLALTIMLLEVNFYVFFSYIIYGVLILLLLLVPFIGKEINGARSWFQLGPILFQPSEFTKFATALALARFMSTHGFKLQNTRSLLTVAAIVLGPVILILLQNDTGSALVYFSFVLVLYREGLSGVVLFFGTLVAILFVLALILSNFTLALIMIGVALLVFLIFNPKFKQFINVVISYVLSVGFFILLSFVITTEFELAQFILAGAILGSLIVLYTSIRKKIPNYTKIAVVFIGSILFTISVDYGFENFLEPHHRVRINELLGIESNPQGAGYHVNQSKIAIGSGGIWGKGYLNGTQTKFDFVPEQSTDFIFCTVGEEWGFAGTLTVILLFMVLFIRLIFLAERQRSTFSRIYGYSVAVILFFHFMVNIGMTIGMMPVIGIPLPFFSYGGSSLWSFTILLFIFIRLDASRLEKLSG from the coding sequence ATGCCAAGAAGAAATAACATAGTAGCAAATACCGACTGGTTAACCGTAGGCCTGTATGTGTTAATGCTGTTTTTAGGATGGTTTAACATTTACGCAGCCTTATATAGCGATGAGCATCAGAGTATTTTTGATATAACACAACAATACGGAAAGCAGCTGATGTGGATTGGAGCAGCCGCAGTTTTGGCTTTAACAATCATGTTGCTGGAGGTTAATTTTTACGTTTTCTTTTCCTATATAATTTACGGAGTGTTGATATTACTCTTGCTGCTGGTTCCGTTTATCGGGAAAGAAATAAACGGTGCCCGGTCGTGGTTTCAGTTGGGGCCGATATTATTTCAACCTTCGGAATTTACAAAATTTGCCACTGCTTTGGCCTTGGCGCGATTTATGAGTACGCATGGATTTAAGTTGCAGAATACGAGATCGTTATTAACTGTTGCGGCCATTGTTTTAGGACCGGTTATACTCATCCTTCTTCAAAACGATACCGGCTCGGCATTGGTTTATTTTTCTTTTGTGCTTGTTCTTTATCGCGAAGGATTGTCGGGAGTTGTACTTTTCTTTGGTACACTGGTAGCTATACTGTTTGTATTGGCGCTAATTTTATCAAACTTCACGTTGGCCTTAATAATGATTGGAGTTGCACTGCTTGTTTTCCTAATATTTAACCCCAAATTTAAACAGTTTATAAATGTAGTTATCAGTTATGTTTTAAGCGTCGGCTTTTTTATTTTACTGAGTTTTGTGATTACTACTGAATTTGAACTGGCACAATTTATTCTGGCCGGAGCTATTCTCGGTTCGTTAATTGTATTGTATACCAGCATTAGAAAGAAGATACCAAACTATACAAAAATTGCGGTTGTATTTATCGGGTCCATATTGTTTACCATCTCGGTTGACTATGGTTTTGAGAACTTTCTGGAACCTCACCACCGGGTGAGAATTAATGAATTGTTGGGCATTGAATCCAATCCGCAGGGAGCGGGTTATCACGTAAATCAAAGTAAAATTGCCATTGGCTCCGGAGGAATTTGGGGTAAAGGTTACCTGAATGGCACACAAACCAAGTTCGACTTTGTGCCGGAACAAAGTACCGATTTTATCTTTTGCACGGTTGGTGAAGAGTGGGGATTTGCAGGAACACTTACCGTAATTCTTCTTTTTATGGTACTTTTTATTCGTCTCATTTTTCTTGCCGAACGACAACGATCAACATTCTCACGAATATATGGATATTCCGTGGCGGTTATTCTGTTTTTTCACTTTATGGTTAACATCGGAATGACCATTGGAATGATGCCGGTAATTGGTATTCCGTTGCCATTTTTTAGCTACGGAGGTTCTTCATTATGGTCTTTTACCATCTTATTATTCATATTTATTCGTCTCGATGCAAGTCGTCTGGAAAAGCTCTCAGGCTGA
- a CDS encoding lysine 2,3-aminomutase, whose product MIYKPYSLHNFREIPQMEFLSEEQKLEIEVVGTVLPFKTDNYVVDELIDWNNFERDPFFILNFPQKEMLDKASFDKVAALITKNAPRKIIQEEVTKIRLKLNPNPAGQESNVPVFNGKKLSGIQHKYRETMLFFPTQGQTCHAYCTFCFRWPQFALNDFKFAMKEADTLVEYLQANPHVTDVLFTGGDPAVMKTKFFEAYFDALLEADLPNLRNIRIGTKSLAYWPYRYTTDEDSDDLMRLFEKVTKRGINVALMAHFNHPGELKTEAVQKAVKRLLSVGVQIRSQSPLLHHINDHSDIWAENWKEQVKLGIIPYYMFIARNTGAQDYFAVTLNRAWQIFRSAYNQVSGVCRTVKGPSMSCNPGKVQIVGVSEVAGEKVFVLNFLQGRDPNWVGRPFFAKYDPNAIWLDDLEPAFGDSKFFYEQAFLELLA is encoded by the coding sequence ATGATTTATAAACCTTATTCTCTTCATAACTTTAGGGAGATACCGCAGATGGAGTTTCTATCAGAAGAGCAGAAACTGGAAATAGAGGTAGTTGGAACGGTATTGCCATTTAAAACTGATAATTATGTAGTTGATGAGTTGATCGACTGGAATAATTTTGAACGCGATCCGTTTTTTATTCTCAACTTTCCTCAAAAGGAGATGCTTGACAAAGCCAGTTTTGACAAAGTGGCAGCGTTGATTACAAAAAATGCTCCCAGGAAAATCATTCAGGAGGAAGTAACAAAAATCAGGTTAAAGCTAAATCCAAATCCTGCCGGTCAGGAAAGCAACGTTCCGGTTTTTAACGGGAAAAAGCTGAGTGGTATTCAACACAAATACCGCGAAACCATGTTGTTTTTCCCAACCCAGGGGCAAACCTGTCATGCATACTGTACATTTTGTTTTCGTTGGCCACAATTTGCATTGAATGATTTTAAGTTTGCCATGAAAGAGGCCGACACATTGGTTGAGTATTTGCAAGCCAATCCACATGTTACTGATGTACTGTTTACCGGAGGTGATCCGGCAGTAATGAAAACCAAATTTTTTGAAGCCTATTTCGATGCTTTACTTGAGGCAGATCTTCCAAATCTTAGAAACATTAGAATTGGAACAAAATCGCTGGCTTACTGGCCTTATCGCTATACCACCGATGAGGATTCCGATGACTTGATGCGTTTGTTTGAAAAGGTAACTAAGCGAGGAATTAACGTTGCATTGATGGCTCATTTCAATCATCCGGGCGAGTTGAAAACGGAAGCTGTGCAGAAAGCGGTTAAACGTCTATTAAGTGTTGGTGTACAAATCCGATCACAATCGCCTTTGCTTCATCATATTAACGATCATAGCGACATTTGGGCCGAGAATTGGAAAGAACAGGTAAAACTTGGGATTATTCCATATTACATGTTTATTGCGCGCAATACTGGAGCTCAGGATTATTTTGCCGTAACCCTAAACCGGGCCTGGCAAATATTTCGAAGTGCCTATAACCAGGTGAGCGGCGTTTGCCGAACCGTAAAAGGGCCAAGCATGTCGTGTAACCCGGGGAAAGTGCAAATTGTTGGAGTAAGCGAAGTGGCAGGAGAGAAGGTATTTGTACTGAACTTTTTGCAAGGTAGAGATCCAAATTGGGTTGGCCGGCCATTCTTTGCTAAATACGATCCGAATGCGATTTGGCTAGATGATTTGGAACCTGCTTTTGGAGATTCAAAATTCTTTTATGAACAAGCATTTCTTGAATTACTTGCTTAA
- a CDS encoding ACP phosphodiesterase → MNYLAHLHLSGESEKLLVGNFIGDYVKGNKYLQYDEEIAKGILLHRQIDSFTDSHPLQKEAKLMFRDEFGLYSGIVVDFMYDHFLAKNWNNYSAVHLPAFAKRVHAVLLSNFTVLPRRVQGFLPFLIQNKRLLSYASIDGIIQSLKIMGNYTSLPGKSEHARTILTENYIELNANFSAFFAELIDFVTDNQKIAIKKPDLTIGL, encoded by the coding sequence ATGAACTATCTGGCACATCTTCATCTATCGGGCGAATCGGAAAAACTACTGGTTGGCAATTTTATTGGCGACTATGTTAAAGGCAACAAATACTTGCAATATGACGAAGAAATTGCCAAAGGCATTTTGCTTCATCGGCAAATTGATTCATTTACCGATTCGCATCCATTGCAAAAAGAGGCGAAGTTGATGTTTCGTGATGAATTTGGCCTTTATTCCGGTATTGTAGTTGATTTTATGTACGATCATTTTTTGGCAAAAAACTGGAATAATTATTCTGCTGTTCATCTACCTGCATTCGCAAAACGAGTACATGCTGTTTTATTAAGCAATTTTACCGTGTTACCCCGACGTGTGCAAGGTTTTTTACCTTTTCTTATTCAAAACAAACGACTACTTTCCTATGCATCGATTGATGGAATAATTCAGTCCTTGAAAATTATGGGCAATTACACCAGTCTTCCGGGAAAGTCTGAACATGCGAGAACCATATTAACTGAAAACTATATAGAGCTTAACGCCAATTTCTCAGCATTTTTTGCCGAGTTAATTGATTTTGTAACCGACAATCAGAAAATTGCCATAAAAAAACCCGATCTGACGATCGGGCTATAA
- a CDS encoding PfkB family carbohydrate kinase: MAKKIVAFGEVVWDILPNDKVLGGTPSNFVFRCNSLGEKGHLLSRVGDDELGAQALEELKKLGISDKNVQIDPVFKTGTVEVSFNENSEAIYDVASDVAFDHIEFSAEALKLVRKADCLVFGLLPQRFGLSKNTLRELLKESPDSVHFFDLKLFEHFFSKKVVKRLLKAANVVRIKDKEIEFLAEKLEIDYTSIEEFAQSLSDKFKIDIVLVTRGSAGVLALHAGEGFFFEPGYNLTVKDNVGSGMAFAAGFLHYYLNEKPVQEALRFGNAVGALNTTKLGATSPFTKEDVLAFMENTEQHQQPV; the protein is encoded by the coding sequence ATGGCTAAAAAGATAGTAGCATTCGGTGAGGTTGTTTGGGATATTTTACCAAATGATAAAGTATTGGGAGGAACGCCTTCCAATTTCGTATTTCGCTGCAATTCGCTGGGAGAAAAAGGCCATTTACTTTCGCGTGTTGGAGATGATGAGTTGGGTGCTCAGGCACTTGAGGAATTAAAAAAACTAGGAATCTCTGATAAGAATGTTCAGATTGATCCGGTTTTTAAAACAGGAACAGTTGAAGTAAGCTTTAACGAGAATAGCGAAGCTATTTACGATGTAGCTTCTGATGTAGCTTTTGATCATATTGAATTTTCGGCTGAAGCATTAAAACTGGTTAGAAAAGCCGATTGTTTGGTTTTTGGCTTATTGCCTCAGCGTTTTGGCCTTTCGAAGAATACACTTCGCGAATTGCTAAAAGAATCGCCGGATTCCGTACATTTTTTCGACCTTAAATTATTCGAACACTTTTTCAGCAAGAAAGTAGTAAAACGCTTATTAAAGGCGGCAAATGTGGTTCGAATAAAAGATAAAGAAATAGAGTTTCTGGCAGAAAAACTTGAAATAGATTATACCAGTATTGAAGAATTTGCACAATCACTGTCAGATAAATTCAAGATTGATATTGTTCTTGTAACAAGAGGTAGCGCAGGAGTTTTAGCGCTTCATGCCGGAGAAGGATTTTTCTTTGAACCCGGTTACAATCTCACGGTAAAAGATAATGTTGGATCTGGAATGGCATTTGCTGCAGGTTTTTTGCATTACTATCTGAATGAAAAACCTGTTCAGGAAGCACTTCGGTTTGGGAATGCTGTAGGAGCTCTAAACACTACAAAACTGGGTGCAACAAGTCCGTTTACCAAAGAAGATGTCTTAGCATTTATGGAAAACACAGAACAGCATCAACAGCCTGTATAG
- a CDS encoding DUF1338 domain-containing protein, translating into MKVTAKEITEALFAQLWAKYLERVSYAREYQRLVVEKGGSVVNDHVAFRTLNTHTGEQPEGIKAIRHILTCLEYTQVEKYEFKKKKLKAVHFVHPDPMMPKIFVSQLEVDEFPDWAQQIIKSAVKDTPYLLSDSSIELLATLKEKGDLPRLAGEALVQDLAQYFRRPWKIPRKDDVLKLNDVSQYAAWVLLHGNAVNHFTAYINYQNVPEWPDLATTCKGLADAGIPMKDALEGEKGGILQQSATLAVKEDVEVKGEDGVEKMPWTYAYYELAERGLVIENGEEKLFSGFLGEQARHLFDMTRTRDN; encoded by the coding sequence ATGAAGGTTACTGCAAAAGAAATTACTGAAGCATTGTTCGCACAGTTGTGGGCAAAGTATCTCGAGCGTGTTTCGTATGCTCGGGAATACCAGCGATTGGTTGTTGAAAAAGGTGGGAGCGTAGTGAATGACCATGTTGCCTTTAGAACTTTAAATACACACACCGGAGAACAACCTGAAGGAATAAAAGCGATCCGGCATATTTTAACTTGCCTTGAATATACCCAGGTAGAAAAATACGAATTCAAAAAGAAGAAATTAAAAGCTGTTCATTTTGTGCATCCTGATCCGATGATGCCCAAAATATTTGTAAGCCAGTTAGAAGTTGATGAATTTCCGGATTGGGCACAACAAATCATAAAATCTGCAGTAAAAGACACACCCTATTTATTATCCGACAGTAGTATTGAATTGTTGGCCACCTTAAAGGAAAAAGGAGACTTGCCACGTTTAGCCGGCGAAGCACTCGTCCAGGATCTGGCACAGTATTTTCGACGACCATGGAAAATACCGCGAAAAGATGATGTGTTGAAATTAAATGATGTATCGCAATATGCAGCATGGGTACTATTGCATGGCAATGCCGTAAACCATTTTACTGCATATATAAACTATCAGAACGTGCCGGAGTGGCCAGACCTGGCAACAACCTGTAAAGGATTGGCTGATGCAGGCATACCTATGAAAGATGCTTTGGAAGGCGAAAAAGGAGGAATACTGCAACAGTCGGCAACACTGGCTGTAAAAGAAGATGTAGAGGTAAAAGGAGAAGATGGAGTAGAGAAGATGCCATGGACTTATGCCTATTACGAATTAGCAGAAAGAGGTTTAGTGATTGAAAACGGGGAAGAGAAATTATTCTCGGGATTCCTTGGCGAACAAGCAAGGCACTTGTTTGATATGACCAGAACAAGGGATAACTAG
- the ppk2 gene encoding polyphosphate kinase 2, with the protein MENQEDRYTKKGKLSSKFYEKELNRLQIELVRLQEWVKFKGLKVVVIFEGRDAAGKGGTIKRIIQTLNPRICRVVALGTPTEREKTQWYFQRYVPHLPAAGEMVFFDRSWYNRAGVEKVMGFCTNDEYWEFLRSCPNFERMLIRSGIILIKYWFSVSQDEQEKRFRSRINEPTKRWKLSPMDIKSMEKFEEYSKAKDEMFAYTDTKISPWYMVDADDKKRARLNCIHHLLSSIPYKELEQDPIVLPERQEKKGYVRPPLEEMTYVPEVY; encoded by the coding sequence ATGGAAAATCAAGAAGACCGTTATACCAAAAAAGGAAAGCTCTCAAGTAAATTTTACGAAAAGGAACTAAACAGGCTCCAAATTGAGTTGGTTCGATTACAGGAATGGGTAAAGTTTAAAGGGCTAAAAGTTGTAGTAATTTTCGAAGGTCGCGATGCTGCCGGGAAAGGTGGTACTATAAAGCGGATCATTCAAACGCTGAATCCCCGAATTTGCCGGGTTGTTGCTTTGGGTACACCAACCGAACGCGAAAAAACACAATGGTATTTTCAACGTTATGTTCCTCATCTGCCGGCAGCCGGCGAAATGGTCTTTTTCGACCGAAGCTGGTATAACAGAGCCGGGGTTGAAAAAGTAATGGGCTTTTGTACCAACGATGAATACTGGGAGTTTCTGCGTTCGTGCCCAAATTTCGAGCGCATGCTGATCCGTTCAGGTATTATTCTTATAAAATATTGGTTTTCGGTGAGCCAGGATGAGCAGGAAAAGAGATTCAGATCTAGAATTAATGAGCCTACCAAACGCTGGAAACTTAGTCCGATGGACATAAAGTCGATGGAGAAATTCGAGGAATACTCCAAAGCCAAGGATGAGATGTTTGCTTATACCGATACTAAAATCAGTCCGTGGTATATGGTTGATGCCGATGACAAAAAAAGGGCGCGATTGAATTGTATCCATCATTTATTATCATCAATTCCTTATAAAGAGCTGGAGCAAGATCCAATTGTACTTCCCGAACGACAAGAAAAAAAAGGTTATGTAAGACCTCCTTTGGAAGAAATGACATATGTTCCGGAGGTTTACTAA
- a CDS encoding efflux RND transporter periplasmic adaptor subunit, translating into MAVKRKHIIITAIVFCVIVIAAFAGSLSSGKSEKFFVVEKGTFEATLNCKGEINGLVATPIPMPKILGDRDLRIWQLKILDLAQDGKYVKKGDFIIQLDASQIISGMREEQQNLETEEADLKNAKIDSTVRLTALREDIKNAKLDLEYNKIDLEQSIYESAAYQRKAQMTYKKAENLIAKKQRDYLLEQNKLKMQVARSEERVKRSTERISKFQQAMQAARITAPEDGIVIFGESWDGTKYSKDGDISTWSNGPPIATLPDMSEVISETYVKEIDISKINVGDKVRVSFDALEGVIIDGNIKSIARVGEDHKDFDMKVFKVIIHLDESNEGLKPAMSSNNAIILADEQEALYVPINAIIKENGENFVYLRKHNNKEKTLVTVGFENEEFIQIKSGLKEGDKVILNPLLEES; encoded by the coding sequence ATGGCCGTAAAAAGAAAACATATAATAATAACTGCAATTGTATTTTGCGTTATTGTAATTGCAGCTTTTGCAGGGTCCCTCTCATCCGGCAAATCAGAGAAGTTTTTTGTGGTCGAAAAAGGTACTTTTGAGGCTACGTTAAACTGCAAAGGAGAAATTAACGGATTGGTAGCAACACCCATCCCGATGCCTAAAATTCTTGGCGACCGGGACCTTAGGATTTGGCAGCTTAAAATACTGGATCTTGCTCAAGACGGTAAATACGTAAAAAAAGGTGATTTTATCATTCAGCTCGATGCCAGTCAGATTATATCAGGAATGCGCGAAGAACAGCAAAACCTTGAAACAGAAGAAGCTGATTTGAAGAATGCAAAGATCGACAGTACTGTTAGATTAACTGCGCTTCGGGAAGATATAAAGAATGCAAAACTCGACCTGGAATACAATAAGATTGATCTGGAACAGTCTATTTACGAATCGGCTGCCTATCAACGAAAAGCTCAGATGACTTACAAAAAAGCAGAAAATTTAATTGCTAAAAAACAGCGTGATTACCTGCTTGAGCAAAACAAACTTAAAATGCAGGTTGCCCGATCGGAAGAAAGAGTAAAACGAAGCACAGAAAGAATAAGCAAGTTTCAACAAGCTATGCAGGCTGCCCGCATTACGGCTCCTGAAGATGGAATTGTAATTTTTGGCGAAAGCTGGGATGGTACTAAATACAGTAAAGACGGCGACATTTCAACCTGGTCGAACGGGCCACCAATTGCCACTTTACCCGACATGTCAGAAGTAATTTCGGAAACTTACGTAAAAGAAATAGATATTTCGAAGATAAATGTTGGCGATAAAGTTCGGGTTTCGTTTGATGCACTGGAAGGAGTAATTATCGATGGCAATATAAAATCGATTGCACGGGTTGGCGAAGACCACAAAGATTTTGACATGAAAGTTTTTAAGGTTATCATTCACCTTGATGAATCGAATGAAGGGTTAAAACCTGCAATGTCGAGCAACAACGCAATAATTTTGGCAGATGAACAAGAAGCCCTGTATGTTCCTATAAATGCGATTATTAAAGAAAATGGTGAAAATTTTGTTTACCTCAGAAAGCATAATAACAAAGAGAAAACGTTGGTAACAGTCGGATTCGAGAACGAAGAATTTATACAAATAAAAAGCGGACTTAAGGAAGGAGATAAAGTCATTCTGAATCCGCTTTTAGAAGAAAGTTAA